Part of the Bacteroidales bacterium genome, AGCGATATCTCTATCGCAGCCGGCTTAATGGAAAGGGGGATCCCGAAAAAATATCTCCGGCTGAACAGCAGGGACAGCACCACTATTTAATATCAGGCGATGCAAGCCTGGCGCTTCATACCTATGAGAGTGCTCAGACTCCGCCCGTAATTTCACTGGTGGAACTTGGGTCTCACCGGACAGTCAGGGTGTTGGAAGATAACCGGGAGGTCAGGGAGAAATATGCCGGGCTGAATCTGACTCCCAAAGAGTTTTTCAGAATAGATATCGGGGAGGTTTTGCTGGACGCGTGGATGATAAAACCTGCTGATTTTGACCCGGCAGGGAAATACCCGCTTATTTTCCATGTATATGGTGAACCGGCTGGATCCACGGTGCAGGACAGCTGGGGAGGAGGGGATTTGTGGCATCAGTACCTGGCGCAGCTTGGATATGTGGTGATCTCCGTGGATAACCGGGGAACGGCTGCTCCAAGAGGAAAGGCATGGAGAAACTCCATTTATGAACAGATCGGGATCCTGGCTGCCAGAGACCAGGCCGCAGCTGCGAAAAAGATTCTGGCTGCCTATTCCTTCCTGGATAGTGAGCGGGTGGGCATATGGGGCTGGAGCGGAGGAGGTTCCATGACCCTCAACGGCATGTTCCGCTATCCGGATATATACAAAACCGGTATAGCCATTGCTTTTGTATCTCACCAGAAGCTGTATGATACGGCTTACCAGGAACGTTATATGGGCCTCCCCGGAAAAAATGCGGAGGGCTACCTGCTGGGTTCACCCATTACCCATGCCGCAAAGCTGGAAGGGAAGCTGCTTCTGATTCACGGAACCGCAGATGATAATGTTCACTATCAGAGTTTTGAGCTGTTGGTCGATGAACTGGTCAAACAGGATAAGTTGTTCGACATGTTCTCTTATCCCATGCGGACCCATGCCATTCGGGAACGGGAAAACACCAGTCTCCATCTGCGCCGCACCATGGCGAGGTACTGGCTGGAGAACCTTTAAACAGAAGGAGAAAAGAAGTGACAAGTCATATTCCCAGCATATTCAATGATGTAGTTGGCCCGGTTATGCGGGGGCCATCCAGTTCTCACAGTGCAGCGGCACTTCGGATAGGGCGGATTTGTCGGGAGCTGATGCAGGGCGATCCCGGACGTGTGATAGTAAGCTATGATGCCAGGGATGCCCTGGCCACCACTCACAAGAGTCAGGGATCTGATATGGGTATTAAGGGAGGATTGTTAGGTTTCGAAGCCGATGATGAGCGTTTGAGGGATCCCGATCCTTACCTGGCAGAGGCAGGGATCGATCTTAGTTTCAGGGTGACCGATACCGGTTTTGGCCTTCCCAACCTCTACCTGGTTCACATGCAGCAAGGGGGTTTAAAAATGGAAGTGGTTGCCCTTTCCACCGGTGGAGGGATGATCGAAATCATCCGGATCAACCAGGTTCCTGTCTCCATTAAAGGGGACCGGCAGGTGGAGCTATGGTTTGCAGAAAGCGGCAAACTCCTTCTGCAGGGCCCGCCCCCCGAGGGAGCTGCAAAACGAGTGATTGCTCCTGTTTTGCCCCTTGCTTCTTTTGATCCTATAGGGGTACCCTTCAGCACCTGCCAGGAGATGATGCAATACAACGCCGAAAGAAATCTGCCTGCCTGGGAACTCGCTGCCGATTATGAATCCATGCAGGGAAAAATCACGGATGTGGAGGTCTTTCAGAAGATGCGGGAACTATACAGGGTGATGCGCGGTTCCATCAATGCGGGATTGAGAGGGACCAGCTATCAGGACCGGATTTTAGGGGCACAGTCGGCTGCCTACCAGAAAAGCCTGGAGTCGGGGATCCTGGCAGGAGGTGAAGCCCTGCATAACATCACTCTTTATGTATCAGCCATCATGGAAGTCAAGAGCTCCATGGGAACCATTGTGGCTGCTCCTACAGCCGGATCATGCGGAACCTTTCCCGGTGCGGTGATTGGAGTGGCCGACTCCCTGGGCCTGGATGAGGAGCGGATCGTCAAGGCTTTGCTGGCCGGGAGTCTGACAGGTATATTTATAGCTGCCGCATCTACCTTTTCAGCCGAGATCGGGGGGTGCCAGGCGGAGTGTGGATCGGGTTCCGGTATGGCCGCCTCAGCAATTGCCTGGATATTGGGAGGCAGTGTGGAACAGTGTATGGCAGCTGCCTCCATGGCCCTTCAGAATTCACTGGGGATGATATGCGATCCAATTGCTGCCCGGGTGGAAGCTCCGTGCCTGGGAAAGAACATCAGCTCGGCTGTTAACGGACTCACAAGTGCGAATATGGCAGTGGCCGGATATGATCCTCTGATCCCGCTGGATGAGGTAATTGAGACCATGGATAGGGTGGGCCGGAGCCTCCCCCGCGAACTACGTTGTACCGCTCTGGGCGGACTCTCTACAACGCCGACGGCCATGGAAATTGAGAAACGGCTGGAAATAAATGAAAATCAGGGGAATGCATCTGCCTAAGAATCACCTGTGGCTGGGCCTGGAGTTCATACTCCTGTTTTTCGGAATCCCCTTGATTATCTACCTGGATGAGAATTTTATCCACCCCAGCATCATCATCCTGCCGGTCCTGCTGTTTATCTTCCTTCTGCTGAGGCGCAATCCCGAATTCAGATGGAGAGAACTGGTCGCCTGGTCGGTTCCCCGGAAAATGCTGGCTGTAAACGGACTTGTGATTATTTCTTCTGCCTTGCTGGTGTGGGCCTATGTCTACTTTTTTGACCGGGAGAAGCTGTTTAACCTTCCCAGGACCAATCCTTGGATTTATCTGGCCCTGTGTGTTTTTTATCCGGTGTTTTCGGCCTATGGGCAGGAGATTATCTACCGGACCTTTCTTTCAAGGCGATATTCGGCGATCTTCCGGAAGAGCTGGCAATATCTGTTGGCCAGTGCCATCAGCTTTTCATTTGTGCACATCGTTTATTATAATCCGGTATCCATGATACTTACCTTTATCGGCGGACTTTATTTTGCAAGGATGTATCAGCGGACTCGAAGCGTACTTTTTACCGCTGTATTACACGGTATTTTCGGAATCATATTTTTTGGCATGGGTATGGGCCAGTATTTCTGGCTGGACATGCCCGCATAAACTTATCAAAACGGAGGTTATATGAAGGGTACAAACTGGAATCATATGTTACGGGCTGTTATCGCAGCTTGTTTCTGCCTTTGGGCAGCAGGTGTGAGGGCACAGGAGCCCGTGGAACTGATAAGCTACAACATCCGGATGAATACTTCCGGCGACGGGGAGCACGCCTGGCCCCACAGGAAGGAAAATGTGGCCGCTCTTTTCAGGTTCCACAGGGCCGATATTTTCTGTGTTCAGGAAGCCTTGCCTGAGCAGA contains:
- a CDS encoding L-serine ammonia-lyase, iron-sulfur-dependent, subunit alpha, with translation MTSHIPSIFNDVVGPVMRGPSSSHSAAALRIGRICRELMQGDPGRVIVSYDARDALATTHKSQGSDMGIKGGLLGFEADDERLRDPDPYLAEAGIDLSFRVTDTGFGLPNLYLVHMQQGGLKMEVVALSTGGGMIEIIRINQVPVSIKGDRQVELWFAESGKLLLQGPPPEGAAKRVIAPVLPLASFDPIGVPFSTCQEMMQYNAERNLPAWELAADYESMQGKITDVEVFQKMRELYRVMRGSINAGLRGTSYQDRILGAQSAAYQKSLESGILAGGEALHNITLYVSAIMEVKSSMGTIVAAPTAGSCGTFPGAVIGVADSLGLDEERIVKALLAGSLTGIFIAAASTFSAEIGGCQAECGSGSGMAASAIAWILGGSVEQCMAAASMALQNSLGMICDPIAARVEAPCLGKNISSAVNGLTSANMAVAGYDPLIPLDEVIETMDRVGRSLPRELRCTALGGLSTTPTAMEIEKRLEINENQGNASA
- a CDS encoding CPBP family intramembrane metalloprotease, translating into MHLPKNHLWLGLEFILLFFGIPLIIYLDENFIHPSIIILPVLLFIFLLLRRNPEFRWRELVAWSVPRKMLAVNGLVIISSALLVWAYVYFFDREKLFNLPRTNPWIYLALCVFYPVFSAYGQEIIYRTFLSRRYSAIFRKSWQYLLASAISFSFVHIVYYNPVSMILTFIGGLYFARMYQRTRSVLFTAVLHGIFGIIFFGMGMGQYFWLDMPA